From the Blastocatellia bacterium genome, the window GACAATAACAATGTCGTTCGGGAGAGCCATGACGTTGAGCCGGTTCAAAACGTACAAGACTCTTTCCTCAACCAAATGCGTCGAGAGCATCTGACCGTCACACTCTATTTGATGAACGGCATTAAGCTCATTGGCCGCATCAAGAGCTTCGATAGGTTCTCGGTGTTGCTGGATGCCGGACAACAAGAGATGCTGATCTTCAAGCACGCCATCTCGACCGTCTCATCCCCGCGCCA encodes:
- the hfq gene encoding RNA chaperone Hfq; amino-acid sequence: MGGHVMPAEKEIIDNNNVVRESHDVEPVQNVQDSFLNQMRREHLTVTLYLMNGIKLIGRIKSFDRFSVLLDAGQQEMLIFKHAISTVSSPRQSVQEARRPDTATAPAKDKPKPRTITVKKE